The proteins below are encoded in one region of Apostichopus japonicus isolate 1M-3 chromosome 4, ASM3797524v1, whole genome shotgun sequence:
- the LOC139966417 gene encoding uncharacterized protein isoform X2, whose product MQDTGTSQRRVCSHSTCISEVCRLARFVGARAPLFSSRWSLSFLWIVSPTGTYPRMISGARDEKTLPADPSLDDVSAEPQLRAHAYWMLGVIKFSEGRRPTKFPPEGGQSLLDTGSDHIFTGKKANLRQVSTRGGPNWLADFCSVLTAGLGREMLLSNL is encoded by the exons ATGCAGGACACTGGTACTTCCCAAAGACGTGTCTGTTCCCACAGTACTTGCATTTCTGAAGTCTGTCGTCTTGCACGCTTTGTCGGAGCGCGTGCACCTCTGTTTTCGTCTCGATGGTCCCTATCCTTTCTCTGGATAGTTTCGCCGACTGGCACATATCCTCGCATGATTTCAGG agccagagacgaaaaaaccctccccgctgacccttctctggatgacgTTTCTGCAG aGCCACAGCTAAGGGCGCATGCTTACTGGATGCTGGGAGTGATAaaattttcagagggaagaaggccaaccaagtttccaccagagggg ggCCAGAGTTTACTCGATACAGGGAGTGATCACATTTTCACAGGGAAGAAGGCCAACTTGCGTcaagtttccaccagagggg GTCCAAACTGGTTGGCTGACTTTTGTAGTGTTCTGACAGCGGGACTGGGAAGAGAGATGCTGCTGAGCAATCTATGA
- the LOC139966417 gene encoding uncharacterized protein isoform X5 → MLILILQRVHGFVLYRARDEKTLPADPSLDDVSAEPQLRAHAYWMLGVIKFSEGRRPTKFPPEGGQSLLDTGSDHIFTGKKANLRQVSTRGESEYMDYLSSPLILQLPSSWLWTLQALYL, encoded by the exons atgttaattttaattctcCAACGTGTACACGGTTTTGTATTGTACCG agccagagacgaaaaaaccctccccgctgacccttctctggatgacgTTTCTGCAG aGCCACAGCTAAGGGCGCATGCTTACTGGATGCTGGGAGTGATAaaattttcagagggaagaaggccaaccaagtttccaccagagggg ggCCAGAGTTTACTCGATACAGGGAGTGATCACATTTTCACAGGGAAGAAGGCCAACTTGCGTcaagtttccaccagagggg AGTCTGaatacatggactatttgagctcacctctaatcctgcagcttccatcttcctggctatggactcttcaggccctttatttgtaa
- the LOC139966417 gene encoding uncharacterized protein isoform X1 yields MQDTGTSQRRVCSHSTCISEVCRLARFVGARAPLFSSRWSLSFLWIVSPTGTYPRMISGARDEKTLPADPSLDDVSAEPQLRAHAYWMLGVIKFSEGRRPTKFPPEGGQSLLDTGSDHIFTGKKANLRQVSTRGESEYMDYLSSPLILQLPSSWLWTLQALYL; encoded by the exons ATGCAGGACACTGGTACTTCCCAAAGACGTGTCTGTTCCCACAGTACTTGCATTTCTGAAGTCTGTCGTCTTGCACGCTTTGTCGGAGCGCGTGCACCTCTGTTTTCGTCTCGATGGTCCCTATCCTTTCTCTGGATAGTTTCGCCGACTGGCACATATCCTCGCATGATTTCAGG agccagagacgaaaaaaccctccccgctgacccttctctggatgacgTTTCTGCAG aGCCACAGCTAAGGGCGCATGCTTACTGGATGCTGGGAGTGATAaaattttcagagggaagaaggccaaccaagtttccaccagagggg ggCCAGAGTTTACTCGATACAGGGAGTGATCACATTTTCACAGGGAAGAAGGCCAACTTGCGTcaagtttccaccagagggg AGTCTGaatacatggactatttgagctcacctctaatcctgcagcttccatcttcctggctatggactcttcaggccctttatttgtaa
- the LOC139966417 gene encoding uncharacterized protein isoform X3, with the protein MLPWEIYCCNYSIGTSARHQWRIRARDEKTLPADPSLDDVSAEPQLRAHAYWMLGVIKFSEGRRPTKFPPEGGQSLLDTGSDHIFTGKKANLRQVSTRGESEYMDYLSSPLILQLPSSWLWTLQALYL; encoded by the exons atgcttccatgggagatctactgttgtaactacagtataggaaccagtgctcgccaccaatggagaataag agccagagacgaaaaaaccctccccgctgacccttctctggatgacgTTTCTGCAG aGCCACAGCTAAGGGCGCATGCTTACTGGATGCTGGGAGTGATAaaattttcagagggaagaaggccaaccaagtttccaccagagggg ggCCAGAGTTTACTCGATACAGGGAGTGATCACATTTTCACAGGGAAGAAGGCCAACTTGCGTcaagtttccaccagagggg AGTCTGaatacatggactatttgagctcacctctaatcctgcagcttccatcttcctggctatggactcttcaggccctttatttgtaa